A region of the Candidatus Methanoperedens sp. genome:
AAAGAGCGCCTGTTTTAGGATTATAAAGGGTAGGGGTTAATCCCCCTGATCTTTATCAAATAATTGCGATTTTTTTAAAATCAATATAAAAAGTTATTTCTTATAATTATACATTTCACTCATTTTTTTATAAATATAATCATGTGCATTATTTACTGAATCGAGTTCTCCTCTTAATATAAGAAGATTATCATCCTCTACATCTATAGTCTTTACTGAACATTTCCTGGTTGTCACTTCCAGATTGAATGTATCCATTACTTCCATGATGAGTTTATAAGGAATTCCCGGAGGTAAAACCAGATCATATAATCCTTCTAATGCTGTCTCGTCTTCAGTTTTTGAATTTTCGTCTTCTTCAACAAATTCATCGCCAATATTTTTAGTATCATTATCATTCATTTTGGATCACTTAACATCAAATCATTATCAAATCAAATAAAGTTTGTGGTAAATAATATGAATATTACGGGAAAAATGTGGGCGACGAAACAGTTTTATCCTAATTATCCCTATTCACCTCACATATTATGCTTACAAAATTACTCTTCCCACCCCAGTGGATACCAACACAGCCTTATTTGAGCCTCCCATCGTTAACCGCTTTCTTAAAAGCCAATAACTGCAATGTTTCCCAGATAGACATCAATGCTTCTTTTTTTGATAATCTTCTAAGTAAAAAAGGGCTTCAGGGTTACTATGATAAAGCGCAAACAAAATTTCATGAACTTGAATCAAAAAAAGAATTATCTTCTGAACTCCAGAAACAATACGCTGCTTTGGGTAGTTCTATTCTTTTTGGAAATTACGTTATTAATAGTGTTGAGGATGCTAAAAACATCATAAAAAACAAAGAAGATTTTTATGATATAGAAAAACTATTCAATGCTTTTAAGGTTCTTGAACTTGGACTTAAACTTGCATCATCTGCTTATTATCCTTCAAATCTTACTTTTCATTCGTATGATATGCGGCATTCATGCAGAAAAAGTTCGGATGTTCTTGAAGCTATAAATGACAGGAAAGAAAATATTTTCATTGAATATTTTGAAAAATACACACTTCAGGAAGTACTTGAAGGGAATCCGGGGCTAATAGGTATCTCAATAATAAATATAAGCCAGCTAATACCGGGATTAACACTTGCAAATCTTATTAAAAAAGCCGACCCGAAAATACATATTAATATCGGGGGAAGTGTTTTCACGCGTCTTGTAGATGAAATAAGCCAAACAAAAGATCTTTTTTCTGTGTTTGACAGCGTGATAGTCCATGAGGGAGAGACTGCCCTTTTAAATCTTATCAAACACCTGGAAAATGAATTTGATATCAGGGATATTCCCAATCTAATTTATAAAAAAGGTCCGGAGATCATAGTAAACAGGCTCAGTTCCAGCGGGGAAGACATCAATTTATTACCCACCCCATGCTTTGATGGTCTCCCGCTTGATAAGTATTTATCACCCGAACTTATCATTCCTGTTCTTTCATCAAGAGGGTGTTACTGGAACAGATGCACTTTTTGCGACCACGGGTTTGGTTATTCAGGTAAATACAGGCCAAGGGACGTTGAGCTTCTTTTTAACGACATCAAGACATTGAATAATAAACATAAAACCAAATTTTTTACTTTCCAGGATGAAGGTTTGTCCACAAAAATAATCGGGGCATTATCAGACAGGATAATCAATGAAAAATTGGACATTTCCTGGCTTGCAGATTCAAGATTTGAATCCTCTTTTTCCCACGAACTTGGCAATAAGCTCTCTTATGCAGGTTGTAAGATGCTTTATTTCGGCCTGGAATCAGCCAGCGAGAGGATTCTTAAGTGCATGGATAAAGGAATCAAAAAAGAGAATGTATTGAAAATTTGCAAGTTTTGCAAGGAGTCTGGCATCTGGGCGCACCTTTTCCTGATATTCGGTTTTCCTACTGAAACCCGCACTGAGGCAAGAGAAACCATGGATTTTATTTTGCATAACAGCGACAAGATCCGTTCCCTGTCTTTCGGGAGTTTCCAGCTCACAAAGCATTCAAAAGTATATGAAAATCCTGATAATTTCAACATCTCCAAAATATACAAAGATGATACTATTGACCTGTCTTTATGGTATGATTGCGATATCTCGGCAGGATTATCGAAAAAAGATGCAGAAGGCGTAATTCAGGAATTCTATACAAAACTTGCTCATAAATATCCGGATTTGCCTATCTGGAGCAATCTTGACCGGGAGCATCTTTTCCTGTACATTGCCCATTACAGGGAATCTAATAATAAAGTAGCTGATCTATCCGGATTGATCAGGGCGATACAGAACAGGAAAAAGACCGTGAATAAATCTATAAAAAATGATTCTCACCCTGTCCTGAATGAAGGCGTCTTTATCGGGACTTTCAGTTTTAACCTGGCGCAGATAATCCATTCCGGCCTTAGAGGAAATGGAAGTAAACGAAACCTTCAAAAAGAAAAAGTGAATATTTTATTTGATATAGATAATAACAGGATTTTTACGATTTCTGATCTTGCCAGGGATATCCTGGATAAGAGCAATGGGGAATCAACAATATCTGAAATAATTGATCATATCAAAGAAAAATACCAAATCCCCAATATCGAAGCTGAATCTAAATGTAATAGCTTTTTGAATGGATTGGTAGAAAAAAATATTATCACAGATCAGAAAGATTTATAATATATAAGAAAAAAGCATTTGAAAATACCAGTTAAAAAGTATAAAGACAACAAATACCGGGGAAGTATGAAAAAATTACTGGAATATGATAAATTAAAACTAATAGAAACATTATGGGAATACGACCCTGAAATTTTCAGGATTCTCAAATCAAGCAATAAACTGCATGAAGCACGGAACAGGCTTTTTGATCACCTGAACGATTTAGAAAGGCATCTTTTCAACGTCTATTCTGATAAACATTTTAAAGATAAAAATATTCTTGAGAGAAATAATGCAAAGGAGTGCATAAGGGTTTTTAAAAATGTCATTAGAACAGAAAATGAGGACATTACAAATTATTCCGCTTTGAATTCATTATACAGGGTTGCAAAGAAAAAAGCAAAATCCGAAAGCTTAGATGTTGGTTTTTTCTTAGAATTTATTAATCTTTTCAAAGGTATTAACTGCGAGTCAGGAATATATGCGGAAAAGGAAGTTCCAATATTCTTGAGCCTGAGCGGGCATACTGCTGCACTTGAACGCATGAAAACACTTGACGAGTATTCTTCAAATATTGAAAATTATTTCCTACGGTATAAAACAGGAATGGATCTGATCGAGGAAAGAAAGAATAATAAAAAATCCATCCTGGATTTTTTTAATGCTACTGACAAGGATTGGCAGAATTACTACTGGCATATTGAAAATATAATTTCGGATATTGATACTTTACTGGATCTTGTAAGATTGAGTGATAATGAGTTAAGAGGGCTTGAATGCGCAAGAAAAAACTGCATACCTTTTCAGATCACTCCCCATTATCTCTCGCTTTTTGACAGGGAAAACTCAGGGAAATATGACCATGCAATAAGAGCACAGGTTCTTCCAAGTGAGAATTACTGCTGGAATTATATGCTAAGCAAAGATAATAGCACGAACCTTGATTTTATGGATGAAAAATCCACAAGTCCTATTCAAGGAATAACCCGAAGGTATCCGCAGATACTTATTCTCAAACCCTTTGATTCATGCCCGCAGATATGTGTTTATTGCCAGAGGAACTGGGAAATAACAGATATCAAGGATGCTGTTTTCTCACGGGAGTCAATGAAGAATGCTCTGGATTGGATATCTAATAACAAAAACATAAAAGAAGTACTGATCACTGGCGGAGATCCGTTAACGCTTGATGACGTTTCGATTGATTGGTTATTGTCTGAAATTTCAGGAATCGGCCATATTGAAAGGATCAGGATTGGCACGAGGATCATTGTTACAATGCCTCAAAGGATCACAGGTGAACTCATCGAAATATTTGACAAATACTATGAGTTGGGGAGAAGGGAATTATGCATCGTAACACATTTTGAACATCCGACCGAGCTCACTCCTGATACCCTGGAAGCTATTAAGAAGATCAAGAAACTCGGTATCAACATGTACAACCAGCAGGTTTTTACATATTATAATAGCAAAAAATATGAATCGAGTTTCTTAAGAACAGTATTAAAAAAATCGGGAATTGACCCATATTACACTTTCAATACTAAAGGAAAAGATGAAACAATAGATTATCGTGTACCCATTGCAAGGATAGAACAGGAAAGAGAAGAGGAGGCAAGATTCCTGCCGGGAATGGTGCGAACGGACGAGCCGGTTTTCAATGTCCCGAGGCTTGGGAAATCATATCTTCGCTCATGGCAGGACCATGAGGTAATAATGATCATGGAAGATGGAAGAAGAGTTTACCGTTTCTATCCATGGGAATCTAAATACGCCTTTGTTGAACCGTATAATTATACAGATGTTTCGATCTTTGAGTATCTTAAAAGGTTGAAAGATGATAATGAAAATGTTGATGATTATTCATCTATATGGTATTATTTCTAATTGAACTCAAATTTGCATGAGCCTTTATAATATCTAATTTTGTAACAAGCCCGACGAGTTTTGCAGCATCATCGTTTTCCACTACAAGTAATCGTCCGATCTTACTATTGAGAAGTTTCAAAAGAGCAGACTCAAGTGAATCTTCCGGTTTTACCACTATAAGTTTTGTTGACATAACCTCTTTTGCTGTAGTTGTTTTTCTTGCATCCGGCGATACTTTCTCTGCATCCTCAAATGTGATTATACCCACAAGTTTGTTATCATCAACGACTGGAAAACCAGTGTAACCGTATTTATGTATGAGATCAAGCACTTCGTGGATGCTCACAGATGATTTGATGGTAACAATATTTATGCTCATTGCATCTTCCACTTTAGCCCGCCCGAGTATATCCACCGTCATCTCCCTCCTGTGCGCGGGGGAAGAAGCACGGTTATCTACCTGTTTTTCGTAAATCGTCCATTTGCCTGATAGGACATAAGCCAGGGTCGATGCTACCATCAGCGGAGCAAGCAGGTTATAATTCCCCGTCATCTCTGATATCATCACGATCGCTGCTATGGGAACTTTTGCAACCCCGGCAAGCATCGCACCCATTCCCACGACAACATAAGCGCCAGGTTGGGAAATGATATCCGGGAATATAAGGTTCATTATCTGGCCAAAAGCCCCTCCTATCATTGCACCTATGACAAGGGAAGGTGCAAAAACACCGCCGCTTCCGCCAGATGATAATGTAAATGAGGTTGCAAGAATTTTTAAAATAACAAGTACCATCATGACAGCTATTGACATCCTTACAAGATTACCGTTCATTGTTATCTGGACCCATCCGTAACCTATCCCCAGGACTTGTGGGAAAAACATTGCCATGATTCCTACAAGTAGTCCACCGATAGCTGGTTTGAGATATGATTTAATTTTCATGGGCTTGAAAATACGATCTCGCAAGCCATAGAAAATGATCACAAATAATATTGCTGTTGCGGCGCTCAGGATACCGAGAATGCCATAAAATATGAGTTCCGTGGGCGTTGTAAATTTAAAATCCGGAGTCGTAAATACGCCTCCCCAGCCAAAGAAAGATGAAAATATGGAATATGCGATTGTAGATGAGATGAATGCAGGAACAAGACCCTCTGTTTCCATGTCCCTCTTATAGAGTACTTCTATTGCGAATATTGATCCTCCAAGAGGCGCTTTGAATATGCTGCCAATACCTGCCGCCATACCACAGATGACCATTATTCTCCTGTCACGGTCGCTCAATTTAAAAAATGTGGCAAGCGTAGAACCAAAACCAGCACCTATCTGGGTGATAGGCCCTTCACTTCCCGAGCTCCCCCCGGAGCCGATGGTTATCATTGATGTAATCGCTTTGGTGAGCGGAACTCTTTTCCTGATAAAACCTCGTTTATTATTATAAGCATCAATAACGGCATCAGTGCCATGCCCCTGCGCCTCCGGGGAGTAAGTATGGATTATAATGCCTGCAATTAATCCGCCAGCTGCCGGCAATAAGAAAAGAAGCCATTTTACTCCTGTTGCAGGGTGATTGAATAATGAAGTTTCTCCATCAGGTAAAGGGGGATAATAACCGCCTATACTTCCAAGAACATAATTTGAAACTATGTCCAATCCAAGATAGAACAAAATTGCCCCGAAACCTGAAATAATACCTATAAGAATACTCAATAAAGTCCATCTCTGGACCTGTTTCAGTTCAAGGTCTTTTAAAAATTCATTAAGTTTCAAGTTCGGATCATCAACCTATTAGTCATAATAATTATGCTTATCATACTTAAAATTAGATGTAAACAATACATTAATATGAAAACACCGAATAACTCACATTATGGTTTTTGATATATCCGGAATTTCGACTTACACTATTGCAAACAATTCAGTGAACGATTATTTAATATCTTTAATTATTTTTATAGTATCCATCGTTGTTTTAAGGATTTTCAAATATATTATCTTGAGAAAACTTAAAGAAATATTTGCTAAAACCGCAACTGAATATGATGATCTTGTTGTAAAAGTTATCGATGCGTTTGGCTGGCCGTTCTATGTATTGATATCCACATATGTCGCTTTTTATTTTATTGTAATACCAGATGGTTTACGGACATTCGTGTATTATCTGATAATAGTTCTTGGTACCTATTATGCAATCAAAGGTGTTCAAACTCTTGTCGATTACAGCACGCATAAAATGATAGTAAAAAAACAGGAAGAAGGTGGTGATGAAGAAAGGGGAACTGACACATCTGTAATAGATCTTCTGGGCAGGCTCCTGAAAAGTTTTTTGTGGATCATGGCAACAATCTTTATTATTTCGAACCTGGGATACAATGTTTCAACCTTAATAGCCGGGCTGGGGATCGGAGGTCTGGCAATTGCCATAGCTTTGCAAAACATTTTAAGTGATATATTTGCCTCTTTTTCTATATATTTTGATAAACCCTTCCAGGCCGGGGATTTCATTACATTTGCAGATGAGAGCGGAACGGTGAAAAGGATAGGATTAAAATCCACACGCATCCAGACACTGCATGGCGAAGAACTGATAGTATCAAACAAGCAATTAATAGAATCAAAGGTGCACAACCATAAGCGAATGGAACTGCGAAGAGTCGTTTTTAATCTTGGTATTGCATACGGAACACCAAATGAAAAACTTGAAAAAATCCCTGTGATAATTAAGAAGATAATTGATAATATCAAGGTGATAAAATTTGACAGAGTTCATTTAGTTAAATTCGGAGATTTCAGCCTGGTTTTTGAAATAGTTTATTATGTGAAAACTCGTGATTACAGTAAACATACGGATGTTCGGCATGTGATAAACATGGCTATAAATGAACAGTTTTCAAAAGAGGGAATTGAGATTCGAAGGAATTGAGGGCGTATCCAGCTCAAACGATTTTGATCAAAAAATAAAATTACATATAATCACTAACAAGTTATAACAAATTCGAAAGATTTATAATACTTGAAACTTATTGTTCTTCAAATGGATTCATTATCAGGAGAATAATATGGAAAAATCAATAGAAACGTTTATTGGACCAGTAATGTTTTTTGTATTGGCAGGAATATTCTATTTTATTGTAGAATTGAGAATCAAATTGCTTAAGTGCAGAATTTAATCTTCAATTATTTGCTAAAAGATTATTTTTCTTGAGGTTTTCAAATACCTCAGTTCCTTTATCTGTTAAAATAAACTTTTTCCAGGTTTTTTTTCCGGGGGTCAGTGACTGGATCAGTCCTCGCTCTTCCAGTTCCCGCATTGCGTAACTGATGTTCTGTAATGATCTATCGGTCGAATCTGCTATATCGGATGCCTGTATCATCCTTTTTTCGTGCATCATTTTTAATACAACCACTCTTCTTTCCACTCCCAATACCCACATTGTCAATTCATCAATATTGATTATTCCCAGAATAAATAATTTGAGCAGTTTTTTATTAAAATCGGATGAGCATTCCAATTGGTTCCTAATTTTTTCCTCCTGTGATTGCTGTTGCTGGATTGAATTAGCTTCAATACCCACACAAGACTTATTGAATTGAAATTCGCTTTTTGTGGGAAGAGGCATTATGGCTGCAATGGAAACTGATATCAATAATACTAGTACCAGGATTCGAATGCTTTTATGGGACCTTTCATTACCTTTCATACTCTTTGCATTGAATTATTTTGCATGCGTATTATGTTTTCTATGGATTATATATAATTACTAACAAGTTGTAACAAATTCGAAAGATTTATAACATTTGATAATTATTGTTCGTAGAACAGGTCTATCATTCACGTTGGTTCTATGTGGTGATTACTGTAAAAAATTGGAGGATAAAATATATGCAATCAGAAAAAAGGAGTGAATTGAAATGGTAGATATTTCATTACTCTCTCCCGAAATAATGATGGACATTCTATTAATAGCCATCAGCGGCACTCTTATTTGTATAGGTGTGCACTTTGTACCAGTGGGAGGCGCCCCGGCGGCAATGGCACAGGCTACTGGAATAGGAACAGGCACCGTGGAACTCGCAGCAGGTTCAGGGCTTGTCGGCCTGATAACAGGGGCTTATATGTATGCAAATGTTGAGAACGCGCCAATGGCTTTAGTACTGGCTGCGGGAGCAGTTGGCTCCATGATAATGATATCAAGTGCAATGATAGCTGCCACTTTAATATATGCCTATGGCGTTGGAGTGCCTTTTTCTTCGGCACAGGTAAAAAAAGATCCGATAACAGGAGACAGCCAGGACATATATATGTCTAAAGGGACCCAGGGACAGGGAATTCCAACCGTATGTTTTGTCAGTGGAGTAATCGGGGCTGCGCTTGGCGGCATTGGAGGGGCGCTCATATATTATGTTCTTGTTGGAATATACGGTCAATTGATCAGTGCAACAAGCGCCGCCGCAGTTGCGGGTGTATTTACCATGGGTGTTTTCTATGTTAATGCAGTTGTCCCATCTTATGGCGTAGGCGGAACAATAGAAGGATTCCATGACCCCAAATTCAGGCGCGTTCTTCCAAAAGATGCCCTGACAAGCTTTATTGTGAGCCTTGTCCTTGGTGTCGTAGCAATATTAATTTCAACGGGAATGTAACATGATACTTTCTGAAGAAATATCTGCACTGAAGGAAAGGGAGTACTTGTTTTAATTCATGGAACGAGGGGCATAATATTGTGACAGCTATAATCGTATTCTATAACAACCGGTCAAAAATAGGTCCAACAGAGGTACAATGAGCTTTGAATTCAGCTCAACAGTTGCAGGCGGATTATTGGCAATTTTCCTTATTGTCCTGCTTGGCCCATTTCTGATCAAAAAAATCGAACATAACCTTGAGGTATTCCTTTTCTCAATGGGTGTTCTGGCAGTAACAGTAAACTCCTTCTTCCTGAAAGTATCACCCGGCGCCGAATCCGGGGTTGAGGGAACTTTGCCTAACTGGAACTTTCATCTGATCGAAAAAGCACTTGTCGATCCTGTTGAAATATCGCTTGCTGTGTTATTTGCAGGGCTTATTTTCCATTATGGGCGAGGGCACATACGCGCCTTAATGCAGAGAATACTGGCAAGAATACCGCTTAAGATTGTGGTATTTGCAGTAATCGTGGTTCTCGGTCTGCTTTCAAGTGTTATCACTGCCATCATTGCTGCGCTTCTGCTTGTTGAGATAATTAGCGCATTGAAGCTTAATCGTAAGACAATGGTAAATCTGACAATAATCGCCTGCTTTGCAATTGGCCTTGGCGCCGCACTTACTCCTATCGGTGAACCACTTTCTACAATAGTTATAAAGACAAAGATGAAGGAAAGTTTCTTCTATCTTTTCGATTTGCTTGGAAAATATATAATACCAGGAGTCCTGGCGTTCGGCATAGTAGGTGTTTTCTTCGCTTCTAAAAAAGAAGTACCCACAGATGATGCCGTAGTTACAGATGATGTTCACGAAAGAATAAACGATGTGCTTATCAGGGCAGCAAAGGTGTATGTGTTCGTAATGGCCCTTGTTCTTCTCGGAACTGGCTTTACACCGATCATTGAATGGTATGTAACAAAAATGGCAGGTGAAGCTCTTTACTGGGTGAATATGGTATCAGCTATCCTTGATAATGCTACTCTTGCGGCTGCCGAAGTCGATCCTTCCATGATTATCCCTGGCGCACCCGACCCGGCGATCAAGATCAAAAGTGTCTTGATGGGATTGCTTGTATCAGGCGGTATGCTCATCCCAGGAAATATACCCAATATTATAGCTGCCAACAAGCTTGGGATTACAAGCAAGGAATGGGCAAGGCTTGGGGTTCCTCTGGGTCTTGTAGCGATGCTGGTATATTTCATAATACTCTATGCGCCGAATTATATCTGACTATTAGTTAAACATGGTCTCTCGCAAATCTGCAAGATATGTGGCTGCGGGTTTCCGGAACAGTTTCAGGAACAAGATGAGAATCAAACTGGAAAAAGAACATGAAAATAGAATTCATTGAGAAAATAAAGGAATTGGGAATAGGAGCGTATATCATAGCTATAGGCGTATTCTTTATTCTTTTGATGATAGGGTGGTTAATTTATAATATTTTTATTTCTTCTAAAGGTTAGGCATCATAAAATTTTTTCAATTTTTCAATTGAAAAAACTCCTATAACAACTGGTGCCTAACCGGAATTTTAATAAAGATATTTCCTGACATTAAATTAGAAATAATAAAATAAGTGAGGATAAAATGTTCGAAAAAGTTTTATTTCCAACAGATTTTTCAGAGTATGCACAGAAGACCCTTGAGTGCATTGGTGAGATTCCCGGTATAAAAGAATTGATGCTTTTGCATGTAGTTGATGCGACGCATCCTTCAAAGCGAGGATGGACACATGGACCGCATATCGAGAATACAAAAATTCTCATGGGAGAGAAAAAAGAATACCTCAATAGTCTCGGTTTGAAAGTACAGACAAAACTGGATGTGATAACAGAAGGTGATGTATCCAGAGTGATCCTGGAAACGGCGGAAAAAGAAAAAGTTTCTTTGATCGTAATGGGAGCACGTGGAAAAAGCCCAATAAAGGATTTTCTTCTTGGAAGCACCTCTGCAAACGTAGTGCGTCATGCAAAGACCAGCCTTCTGATCATGCGCTATAAACTGGTGAAAGACTTAGAAGGAGTAAAACATGAAAAATTCTGCCCGATGATTTTCTCAAAAGTGCTTTTACCGACTGATTTTTCTGAATTTGCAGGGGACACGGTCTCTTTTATAAAAAATATAAAAGAGATTAAAGACATTGATCTCCTGAATGTAGTTAGCAAAGGTGAAACTGAGGAAGAAATAGAAGAAAATGTTAATGAGGCCAAAAAAAGGCTTGTTGATATCAAAGAGGAGATTGGACAGGCAGGTTTTATGGTGAAGGATCACGTTAGAGTTGGGAATGTTCCGGAGGAAATAATCTCAACAGCAGAGGATGAAAATGTATCACTAATAGCGATGAGCCCGCACGGGAAAGGCTGGATCAGGGAATTATTGGTAGGAAGTACAACCTGTGCAGTAGTAAGAAGGGCAAATAGACCTGTTCTGGTAGTGAGAGCGAAGTAAAAAAGATTCGTTGACTAAGCTTCCAATGATATCGAGACGAAAAGCAGGTCTGGTGCTTGGACCTGTACTTTTTTTATTCATTCTCCTCTCAGACATAGAAGGAATACCCTGGGAAGCTAAATCAATAGCAGCAAGCACTGCATGGATAGCATGCTGGTGGTTGACGGAAGCGATTCCCATACCTGCAACTTCGCTTCTTCCAATAATTCTTTTTCCTTTGATTGGGGCTCTTGAGGTTGGAGAGGTTACAGCAGAGTATGGAAACAAGATAATATTCCTCCTGATAGGGGGATTTTTCATTGCTATTGCCATGGAGAAATGGGGACTTCATATCAGGATTGCGCTTCACATCATCAGAACTATCGGAACAAGTCCCAGAAAAACAATAGCAGGATTCATGGCTGCCACAGCTTTCATTTCCGCATGGATCAGCAATACTGCGACTGCCATGATGATGGTGCCAATAGCCACAGCGATCATATATCAGGCTTCAAAGGCAGGAGAAGATAAAAATTTTAACACGACTATCATTCTCTCGATAGCTTATGCAGCCTCAATAGGAGGAATTGCCACTCTCATCGGTACTACCCCTAATCTAATATTTGCTGGTATTTATCGCACATTTTACTCATCTAAGATAACTTTCCTCCAGTGGGCTTATTTTGGCTTTCTGCTGGCATTTTTTATATTATTTATATGCTGGATATATCTGGTATATATTGCATATCCTCCGAGAATTAAAGCACTCGGAGATGGAATAAC
Encoded here:
- a CDS encoding radical SAM protein produces the protein MLTKLLFPPQWIPTQPYLSLPSLTAFLKANNCNVSQIDINASFFDNLLSKKGLQGYYDKAQTKFHELESKKELSSELQKQYAALGSSILFGNYVINSVEDAKNIIKNKEDFYDIEKLFNAFKVLELGLKLASSAYYPSNLTFHSYDMRHSCRKSSDVLEAINDRKENIFIEYFEKYTLQEVLEGNPGLIGISIINISQLIPGLTLANLIKKADPKIHINIGGSVFTRLVDEISQTKDLFSVFDSVIVHEGETALLNLIKHLENEFDIRDIPNLIYKKGPEIIVNRLSSSGEDINLLPTPCFDGLPLDKYLSPELIIPVLSSRGCYWNRCTFCDHGFGYSGKYRPRDVELLFNDIKTLNNKHKTKFFTFQDEGLSTKIIGALSDRIINEKLDISWLADSRFESSFSHELGNKLSYAGCKMLYFGLESASERILKCMDKGIKKENVLKICKFCKESGIWAHLFLIFGFPTETRTEARETMDFILHNSDKIRSLSFGSFQLTKHSKVYENPDNFNISKIYKDDTIDLSLWYDCDISAGLSKKDAEGVIQEFYTKLAHKYPDLPIWSNLDREHLFLYIAHYRESNNKVADLSGLIRAIQNRKKTVNKSIKNDSHPVLNEGVFIGTFSFNLAQIIHSGLRGNGSKRNLQKEKVNILFDIDNNRIFTISDLARDILDKSNGESTISEIIDHIKEKYQIPNIEAESKCNSFLNGLVEKNIITDQKDL
- a CDS encoding KamA family radical SAM protein, translated to MKKLLEYDKLKLIETLWEYDPEIFRILKSSNKLHEARNRLFDHLNDLERHLFNVYSDKHFKDKNILERNNAKECIRVFKNVIRTENEDITNYSALNSLYRVAKKKAKSESLDVGFFLEFINLFKGINCESGIYAEKEVPIFLSLSGHTAALERMKTLDEYSSNIENYFLRYKTGMDLIEERKNNKKSILDFFNATDKDWQNYYWHIENIISDIDTLLDLVRLSDNELRGLECARKNCIPFQITPHYLSLFDRENSGKYDHAIRAQVLPSENYCWNYMLSKDNSTNLDFMDEKSTSPIQGITRRYPQILILKPFDSCPQICVYCQRNWEITDIKDAVFSRESMKNALDWISNNKNIKEVLITGGDPLTLDDVSIDWLLSEISGIGHIERIRIGTRIIVTMPQRITGELIEIFDKYYELGRRELCIVTHFEHPTELTPDTLEAIKKIKKLGINMYNQQVFTYYNSKKYESSFLRTVLKKSGIDPYYTFNTKGKDETIDYRVPIARIEQEREEEARFLPGMVRTDEPVFNVPRLGKSYLRSWQDHEVIMIMEDGRRVYRFYPWESKYAFVEPYNYTDVSIFEYLKRLKDDNENVDDYSSIWYYF
- a CDS encoding CBS domain-containing protein, producing MKQVQRWTLLSILIGIISGFGAILFYLGLDIVSNYVLGSIGGYYPPLPDGETSLFNHPATGVKWLLFLLPAAGGLIAGIIIHTYSPEAQGHGTDAVIDAYNNKRGFIRKRVPLTKAITSMITIGSGGSSGSEGPITQIGAGFGSTLATFFKLSDRDRRIMVICGMAAGIGSIFKAPLGGSIFAIEVLYKRDMETEGLVPAFISSTIAYSIFSSFFGWGGVFTTPDFKFTTPTELIFYGILGILSAATAILFVIIFYGLRDRIFKPMKIKSYLKPAIGGLLVGIMAMFFPQVLGIGYGWVQITMNGNLVRMSIAVMMVLVILKILATSFTLSSGGSGGVFAPSLVIGAMIGGAFGQIMNLIFPDIISQPGAYVVVGMGAMLAGVAKVPIAAIVMISEMTGNYNLLAPLMVASTLAYVLSGKWTIYEKQVDNRASSPAHRREMTVDILGRAKVEDAMSINIVTIKSSVSIHEVLDLIHKYGYTGFPVVDDNKLVGIITFEDAEKVSPDARKTTTAKEVMSTKLIVVKPEDSLESALLKLLNSKIGRLLVVENDDAAKLVGLVTKLDIIKAHANLSSIRNNTI
- a CDS encoding mechanosensitive ion channel family protein — translated: MVFDISGISTYTIANNSVNDYLISLIIFIVSIVVLRIFKYIILRKLKEIFAKTATEYDDLVVKVIDAFGWPFYVLISTYVAFYFIVIPDGLRTFVYYLIIVLGTYYAIKGVQTLVDYSTHKMIVKKQEEGGDEERGTDTSVIDLLGRLLKSFLWIMATIFIISNLGYNVSTLIAGLGIGGLAIAIALQNILSDIFASFSIYFDKPFQAGDFITFADESGTVKRIGLKSTRIQTLHGEELIVSNKQLIESKVHNHKRMELRRVVFNLGIAYGTPNEKLEKIPVIIKKIIDNIKVIKFDRVHLVKFGDFSLVFEIVYYVKTRDYSKHTDVRHVINMAINEQFSKEGIEIRRN
- a CDS encoding MarR family transcriptional regulator, which encodes MWVLGVERRVVVLKMMHEKRMIQASDIADSTDRSLQNISYAMRELEERGLIQSLTPGKKTWKKFILTDKGTEVFENLKKNNLLANN
- a CDS encoding tetrahydromethanopterin S-methyltransferase subunit D, whose product is MVDISLLSPEIMMDILLIAISGTLICIGVHFVPVGGAPAAMAQATGIGTGTVELAAGSGLVGLITGAYMYANVENAPMALVLAAGAVGSMIMISSAMIAATLIYAYGVGVPFSSAQVKKDPITGDSQDIYMSKGTQGQGIPTVCFVSGVIGAALGGIGGALIYYVLVGIYGQLISATSAAAVAGVFTMGVFYVNAVVPSYGVGGTIEGFHDPKFRRVLPKDALTSFIVSLVLGVVAILISTGM
- a CDS encoding DUF1646 domain-containing protein, whose translation is MSFEFSSTVAGGLLAIFLIVLLGPFLIKKIEHNLEVFLFSMGVLAVTVNSFFLKVSPGAESGVEGTLPNWNFHLIEKALVDPVEISLAVLFAGLIFHYGRGHIRALMQRILARIPLKIVVFAVIVVLGLLSSVITAIIAALLLVEIISALKLNRKTMVNLTIIACFAIGLGAALTPIGEPLSTIVIKTKMKESFFYLFDLLGKYIIPGVLAFGIVGVFFASKKEVPTDDAVVTDDVHERINDVLIRAAKVYVFVMALVLLGTGFTPIIEWYVTKMAGEALYWVNMVSAILDNATLAAAEVDPSMIIPGAPDPAIKIKSVLMGLLVSGGMLIPGNIPNIIAANKLGITSKEWARLGVPLGLVAMLVYFIILYAPNYI